A single genomic interval of Hydractinia symbiolongicarpus strain clone_291-10 chromosome 8, HSymV2.1, whole genome shotgun sequence harbors:
- the LOC130654684 gene encoding signal peptidase complex catalytic subunit SEC11A-like, whose translation MDGIFDISSWFDEVRRMNKRQLIYQVLNFGMIVSSALMIWKGLMVVTGSESPIVVVLSGSMEPAFYRGDLLFLTNDNSKPIRAGEIVVFKIEGRDIPIVHRVIKVHEKEDGYVKFLTKGDNNNVDDRGLYAPGQLWLEKKDVVGRANGFLPYIGIITILMNDYPKIKYLILAALGFFVLIHRE comes from the coding sequence ATGGATGGAATTTTTGATATATCAAGTTGGTTTGATGAAGTTAGGCGCATGAACAAGCGTCAGTTAATATACCAAGTGCTAAATTTTGGGATGATAGTTTCTTCTGCTCTCATGATCTGGAAAGGTTTAATGGTTGTAACTGGCAGTGAAAGTCCTATTGTTGTTGTCCTCAGTGGAAGCATGGAACCTGCATTTTATCGAGGTGATCTTCTCTTCCTAACCAATGATAACAGCAAGCCAATCCGAGCTGGTGAAATAGTTGTATTTAAAATTGAAGGTAGAGATATTCCTATTGTGCATCGTGTAATTAAAGTCCATGAGAAGGAAGATGGTTacgtaaaatttttaacaaaaggcGATAACAATAATGTTGATGACAGAGGATTGTATGCACCTGGTCAGTTATGGCTGGAGAAAAAAGATGTTGTAGGACGAGCTAATGGTTTCTTGCCGTATATTGGAATCATCACTATTTTAATGAACGACTATccgaaaataaaatatttaatattagcTGCTTTAGGCTTCTTTGTTTTGATTCATCGAGaataa
- the LOC130654681 gene encoding UDP-glucose 4-epimerase-like — translation MPGKILVTGGAGYIGSHCVVELIKAGFDCVIVDNFSNAYKESITRQETIIGKKIKYYEVDIRDREGLNRVFEQHQFDAVIHFAGLKAVGVSCKQPLEYYHNNVTGSITLLQCMEKHNVNKIVFSSSSTVYGDPQYLPLDEKHPVGGCSNPYGTTKLMIELILEDAAKARPSLNVVSLRYFNPVGAHESGLIGEDPQDIPNNLMPYITQVAIGRRDVLNVYGNDYETRDGTGVRDYIHVVDLVAGHVDALQKMDALGCGFKAYNLGTGTGKSVLEVVASMEKAVGKKIPYKFAPRRAGDIAENYADAKLAEEKLNWKTKKNMDDMCADSWNFQSKNPMGYKSSE, via the exons atgcCTGGAAAAATTCTTGTAACAGGCGGAGCTGGATACATAGGAAGTCATTGTGTTGTGGAGTTGATAAAAGCTGGCTTTGACTGTGTTATCGTTGATAATTTTTCCAATGCATATAAAg aaaGTATAACACGACAAGAAACGATAattgggaaaaaaataaaatattatgagGTTGATATTCGTGACCGAGAAGGATTAAACAGAGTCTTTGAGCAG CACCAGTTCGATGCTGTCATTCATTTTGCTGGATTAAAAGCTGTTGGAGTCTCTTGTAAACAACCGCTTGAATATTATCATAACAATGTCACTGGGTCAATTACTCTTCTCCAATGTATGGAGAAACATAACGTGAACAAAATTGTCTTCTCGTCGTCCTCCACTGTTTATGGTGATCCGCAGTATTTGCCGTTAGATGAGAAGCACCCCGTTGGAGGGTGTTCTAATCCTTATGGTACAACCAAACTAATGATTGAGTTAATTTTAGAAGATGCTGCAAAGGCCAGGCCCTCTTTAAATGTAGTCTCTCTGCGATATTTTAATCCTGTTGGTGCTCATGAAAGTGGACTTATTGGAGAAGATCCTCAAGACATTCCAAATAATTTGATGCCATATATCACGCAGGTTGCAATTGGTCGCCGAGATGTATTGAATGTGTATGGAAACGATTATGAAACAAGAGATGGAACCGGCGTACGCGATTACATTCACGTAGTCGATCTGGTTGCTGGTCACGTTGATGCTTTACAGAAAATGGATGCTTTAGGATGTGGATTTAAGGCTTACAATTTAGGGACTGGAACTGGCAAATCTGTCCTGGAAGTTGTAGCTTCTATGGAAAAGGCAGTTGGCAAAAAGATTCCATACAAGTTTGCCCCTCGCCGTGCAGGTGATATTGCAGAAAATTACGCGGATGCAAAACTTGCTGAAGAAAAATTGAATtggaaaacgaaaaaaaatatggatGATATGTGTGCAGATTCTTGGAATTTTCAATCCAAAAATCCAATGGGATATAAATCTAGCGAGTGA